In Sphingomonas sp. LR60, the following are encoded in one genomic region:
- the tal gene encoding transaldolase: MSKLQDLSNAGTAVWLDFVDRKFLEQGGLQKLVDEDGLTGVTSNPTIFEKAMGAGDAYDAGFAEFDKANPGAEPMARYEAQAIKDIQAACDTLRPVYDRLDAKDGYVSLEVSPYLALKGPETAEEAERLWKAVDRPNLMIKIPGTDDGVRAIRDTIAKGINVNVTLLFGVEAYKKVAMAYVEGLEERVGKDLPIDRIASVASFFVSRIDAKIDDAIDAGTGGDEAKALKGKVAIANAKLAYAWYQEFIASDRWQKLAAKGAQPQRLLWASTGTKNPDYPDTLYIDELIGPETVNTMPPKTMDAFRDHGTVAQTLTQDVEGARHVIEEQARLGLDLDGVTKTLVEEGVASFSKSFDDLLKVIGEKQPANA, from the coding sequence ATGAGCAAGCTACAGGACCTCAGCAACGCCGGCACTGCGGTGTGGCTGGACTTCGTCGATCGCAAGTTCCTCGAGCAGGGCGGCTTGCAGAAGCTGGTCGACGAGGACGGGCTGACCGGGGTCACTTCCAACCCGACGATCTTCGAGAAGGCGATGGGCGCGGGCGACGCGTATGACGCGGGCTTTGCCGAGTTCGACAAGGCGAATCCTGGCGCGGAACCGATGGCGCGCTACGAAGCGCAGGCGATCAAGGATATCCAGGCGGCGTGCGACACGCTGCGTCCGGTCTATGACCGTCTGGATGCCAAGGACGGCTATGTCAGCCTCGAGGTGTCGCCGTATCTGGCGCTGAAGGGCCCGGAAACCGCCGAGGAGGCCGAGCGGCTGTGGAAGGCGGTCGACCGGCCGAACCTGATGATCAAGATCCCCGGCACCGACGATGGCGTCCGCGCGATCCGCGACACGATCGCCAAGGGGATCAACGTCAACGTGACGCTGCTGTTCGGGGTCGAGGCGTATAAGAAGGTCGCGATGGCCTATGTCGAAGGGCTGGAAGAGCGCGTCGGCAAGGACCTGCCCATCGACCGGATCGCGAGCGTCGCCAGCTTCTTCGTCAGCCGCATCGATGCCAAGATCGACGATGCGATCGATGCAGGCACGGGCGGCGACGAGGCGAAGGCGTTGAAGGGCAAGGTGGCGATCGCCAATGCCAAGCTGGCCTATGCCTGGTATCAGGAGTTCATAGCGTCGGACCGCTGGCAGAAGCTGGCCGCCAAGGGTGCTCAGCCGCAACGGTTGCTGTGGGCATCGACCGGGACCAAGAACCCCGATTATCCCGATACCCTGTATATCGACGAGCTGATCGGGCCGGAGACGGTCAACACGATGCCGCCCAAGACGATGGATGCGTTCCGCGATCATGGGACAGTGGCGCAGACCCTGACACAGGATGTCGAGGGCGCGCGGCACGTGATCGAAGAGCAGGCGCGGCTCGGGCTGGATCTGGACGGCGTGACCAAGACGCTGGTCGAGGAAGGCGTGGCGAGCTTCTCCAAGTCGTTCGACGATCTGTTGAAGGTGATCGGCGAGAAGCAGCCGGCAAACGCCTGA
- a CDS encoding DedA family protein codes for MTIEAIVARYGLAALFAGAALEGEAAVMAGGILAHKGLLSLPLAMLAAGLGSYTADQAWFYAGRHFRDHKWIAAARAKPAFARAIAAFERHPTAFIFAFRFLYGLRTVSPIAIGSTNVSARRFAIVNGVSATCWAILFTGIGDLFGHGFEQLLGRIVADRHLWWAVGAVVAAGIAFAGWRWYKARHA; via the coding sequence ATGACGATCGAGGCGATCGTCGCGCGCTACGGTCTCGCCGCGCTCTTCGCCGGCGCGGCGCTCGAGGGTGAGGCGGCGGTGATGGCGGGCGGAATTCTCGCCCATAAGGGACTGCTGTCGCTGCCGCTGGCGATGCTCGCCGCCGGGCTGGGATCGTACACCGCGGATCAGGCATGGTTCTACGCCGGCCGGCATTTCCGCGACCACAAATGGATCGCCGCGGCGCGCGCCAAGCCCGCCTTCGCACGCGCCATCGCCGCGTTCGAGCGCCACCCTACCGCGTTCATCTTCGCCTTTCGCTTTCTCTATGGCCTGCGCACGGTCAGCCCGATCGCGATCGGCTCCACCAACGTGTCGGCGCGGCGCTTCGCGATCGTCAACGGCGTGTCCGCGACCTGTTGGGCGATCCTGTTCACCGGGATCGGCGATCTGTTCGGGCACGGCTTCGAGCAATTGCTCGGCAGGATCGTCGCCGACCGGCATCTGTGGTGGGCGGTCGGCGCTGTAGTGGCCGCGGGGATCGCCTTCGCCGGCTGGCGCTGGTACAAGGCGCGCCACGCATGA
- a CDS encoding acyl-CoA thioesterase has translation MTFTQTFIAQPADIDELGHVNNAVWVRWIQELSVAHWAAIAPPAHQAAYVWMITRHVIDYRGNVVEGETVTGETWVPDPPRGARFDRHFRFLGTDGKLRVEGITTWALLDRASGRLLRITPEIAAPFLASTSLRA, from the coding sequence ATGACCTTCACCCAGACCTTCATCGCGCAACCCGCCGACATCGACGAACTCGGCCACGTCAACAACGCCGTCTGGGTGCGCTGGATACAGGAGCTGTCGGTCGCGCATTGGGCGGCGATCGCGCCGCCTGCGCATCAGGCGGCCTATGTCTGGATGATCACGCGCCACGTCATCGATTATCGCGGTAACGTCGTGGAAGGTGAGACGGTGACGGGCGAAACCTGGGTCCCGGACCCGCCACGCGGCGCCCGCTTCGACCGCCACTTCCGCTTCCTCGGCACCGACGGCAAGCTGCGCGTCGAGGGCATCACGACATGGGCACTGCTCGATCGCGCGAGCGGGCGGCTGTTACGGATCACACCAGAAATCGCCGCGCCGTTTCTGGCTTCAACGTCATTGCGAGCGTAG
- a CDS encoding sterol desaturase family protein has translation MAMVAVLLTKVTPASYTAWIATLPFAAKLIAALLVSEVGAYWAHRWCHEVPFLWRFHAIHHSVEHIDWLVNTRAHPLDIVFVRLCGLVPVYALGLASTQASGADAIIPVYVTLVGTVWSFLVHANVRWRFGWLEQVAATPAFHHWHHTNGAEGRDRNYAAMFPWIDRLFGTLHLPNDRWPPVYGIDAPIEGGIAAELLHPFRHEAGTEGHGRPDKV, from the coding sequence CGACCCTTCCGTTCGCGGCGAAGCTGATCGCGGCGTTGTTGGTCAGTGAGGTCGGCGCCTATTGGGCGCATCGTTGGTGCCATGAGGTCCCGTTCCTATGGCGGTTCCACGCGATACATCACTCGGTCGAGCATATCGACTGGCTGGTCAACACCCGCGCGCATCCGCTCGACATCGTCTTCGTGCGGCTGTGCGGGCTGGTGCCGGTCTATGCATTGGGGCTGGCGAGCACGCAGGCGAGCGGCGCGGATGCGATTATCCCGGTTTACGTCACGCTGGTCGGGACGGTGTGGTCGTTCCTGGTCCATGCCAATGTGCGGTGGCGGTTCGGCTGGTTGGAGCAGGTCGCGGCGACCCCGGCCTTCCATCACTGGCACCATACCAACGGTGCCGAGGGGCGTGATCGCAACTACGCGGCGATGTTCCCGTGGATCGACCGGCTGTTCGGGACGCTGCACCTGCCGAACGATCGTTGGCCGCCGGTGTACGGGATCGACGCGCCGATCGAAGGCGGGATCGCGGCGGAGTTGCTGCATCCGTTTCGGCACGAGGCGGGGACGGAGGGCCATGGGCGGCCCGATAAGGTCTGA
- the rpiA gene encoding ribose-5-phosphate isomerase RpiA — protein MQDDDKRLAAEAAVGEVRDGMLVGLGTGSTVRFAIEALARRVAEGLRIEAVSTSHDSAAKAGALGIVVRDFATIARVDLTIDGADEIDARLWAIKGAGGAMLREKVVAAASTRMVVIADASKRVAAIGAAKLPVEVLPFARAYVAERLAMLDAAVTVRDGVTDNGNLVLDARFAAFPDARGLAAALDATPGVLGHGLFLDEVDATYVADDGVVTRLERADLSG, from the coding sequence ATGCAGGACGATGACAAGAGGTTGGCCGCGGAGGCGGCGGTGGGCGAGGTCCGCGACGGGATGCTCGTCGGGCTGGGCACGGGATCGACGGTTCGCTTCGCGATCGAGGCGCTGGCGCGGCGGGTCGCGGAGGGGTTGCGCATCGAAGCGGTGTCGACGAGCCACGACAGCGCGGCGAAGGCCGGCGCGCTCGGCATCGTCGTGCGCGACTTCGCGACGATCGCACGGGTCGACCTGACGATCGACGGTGCCGACGAGATCGACGCGCGACTGTGGGCGATCAAGGGCGCGGGCGGCGCGATGCTGCGCGAGAAGGTCGTCGCGGCGGCCTCGACGCGGATGGTGGTGATCGCCGACGCATCGAAGCGGGTGGCGGCGATCGGCGCGGCCAAGCTGCCGGTCGAGGTGCTGCCGTTTGCGCGCGCCTATGTCGCCGAGCGGCTGGCGATGCTCGACGCGGCGGTGACGGTGCGCGACGGCGTGACCGACAACGGCAACCTCGTGCTGGATGCGCGCTTCGCGGCCTTTCCCGATGCGCGTGGGCTGGCCGCAGCGCTGGATGCGACACCCGGCGTGCTGGGGCACGGCCTGTTCCTCGACGAGGTGGATGCGACCTATGTCGCGGACGACGGCGTCGTTACGCGGCTGGAACGCGCGGACCTCAGCGGTTAG
- the tkt gene encoding transketolase has translation MTDTASSPAGLHEDGSPERLQIDTIRTLSMDAVQKANSGHPGTPMALAPVGWTIWTQFLRYDPAHADWPNRDRFVLSVGHASMLLYSLLYLAGVEEIDAEGKKTGKPAMSLDDIKQFRQLSSKTPGHPEYRHTTGVETTTGPLGAGCGNSVGMAIAERWLAARYNRPGFALFDHDVYVVCGDGDMMEGVSSEAASLAGHLKLSNLCWIYDSNQISIEGDTDLAFDEDVGARFHAYGWNVIHVDDANDIKALSEALEAFREETEAPTLIVVKSVIGWGSPRAGSEKAHGEPLGAENIAKTKEAYGWPAEDFFVPEGVKEAFGKAVKDRGGKARDEWVALFDKYRGEHAELAGELDLLLKDELPADWDSEIPTFEADEKGVASRDAGGKVLNAIVKKVPWLLGGSADLSPSTKTDIKGAPSFEADNYGGTNLHFGVREHGMGAVVNGMALSHLRAYGSTFLVFLDYMRAPVRLSAIMEIGAVWVFTHDSIGVGEDGPTHQPIEHLATLRAIPGIDTLRPGDANEVAAAWRAVMKDASTPAALILSRQALPTLDRSKYASADGVEKGAYVLAGGDETPEVILIATGSEVSLAVQAYEKLVAEGVKARVVSMPSWYRYELQDAAYKESVLPKAVKARVAIEMAGSLGWDRYVGFEGRQVTMSTFGASAPLAKLADKFGFTVENVVKVAKEAMA, from the coding sequence ATGACCGATACCGCCAGCTCGCCCGCCGGTTTACACGAGGACGGCAGCCCGGAGCGGCTGCAGATCGACACGATCCGCACGCTGTCGATGGACGCCGTGCAAAAAGCCAATTCGGGCCACCCCGGTACGCCGATGGCGCTGGCGCCGGTCGGCTGGACGATCTGGACGCAATTCCTGCGCTATGATCCCGCCCATGCCGACTGGCCGAACCGCGACCGCTTCGTGCTGTCGGTCGGCCATGCCTCGATGCTGCTGTACTCGCTGCTGTATCTCGCCGGGGTCGAAGAGATCGACGCCGAGGGGAAGAAGACCGGCAAGCCGGCGATGTCGCTGGACGACATCAAGCAGTTCCGCCAGCTTTCGTCCAAGACGCCCGGGCACCCCGAATATCGTCACACCACCGGGGTCGAGACGACCACCGGTCCGCTAGGTGCCGGCTGCGGCAATTCGGTCGGGATGGCGATCGCCGAGCGTTGGCTGGCGGCACGCTACAATCGTCCGGGCTTCGCGTTGTTCGACCATGACGTCTATGTCGTGTGCGGCGATGGCGACATGATGGAAGGCGTCTCGTCGGAGGCGGCATCGTTGGCCGGGCATCTCAAGCTCAGCAACCTGTGCTGGATCTACGACAGCAACCAGATCTCGATCGAAGGCGATACCGATCTGGCGTTCGACGAGGACGTGGGCGCGCGCTTCCATGCCTATGGCTGGAACGTGATCCATGTCGACGACGCCAACGATATCAAGGCGCTGAGCGAAGCGCTTGAGGCTTTTCGTGAGGAGACCGAGGCACCGACGCTGATCGTCGTGAAGTCGGTGATCGGCTGGGGTTCGCCGCGCGCGGGCAGCGAGAAGGCGCATGGCGAGCCGCTGGGCGCCGAGAATATCGCCAAGACCAAGGAAGCGTACGGCTGGCCGGCAGAGGACTTCTTCGTGCCCGAGGGCGTGAAAGAAGCGTTCGGCAAGGCGGTGAAGGACCGCGGCGGCAAGGCACGCGATGAGTGGGTCGCGTTGTTCGACAAGTATCGCGGCGAACATGCCGAACTGGCGGGCGAGCTCGACCTGCTGCTCAAGGACGAATTGCCGGCGGATTGGGACAGCGAGATCCCGACCTTCGAGGCCGACGAGAAGGGTGTGGCGAGCCGCGACGCTGGCGGCAAGGTGCTGAACGCGATCGTCAAGAAGGTGCCGTGGCTGCTCGGTGGCTCTGCCGACCTGTCGCCCTCGACCAAGACCGACATCAAGGGCGCACCCTCGTTCGAGGCCGACAATTACGGCGGCACGAACCTGCACTTCGGCGTGCGCGAGCATGGCATGGGCGCGGTGGTGAACGGCATGGCGCTGTCACACTTGCGCGCCTACGGCTCCACCTTCCTGGTCTTCCTCGATTATATGCGCGCGCCGGTGCGGCTGTCGGCGATCATGGAAATCGGCGCGGTCTGGGTGTTCACGCACGACTCGATCGGCGTGGGCGAGGATGGGCCGACCCACCAGCCGATCGAGCATCTCGCGACGCTGCGCGCGATCCCGGGAATCGATACGTTGCGTCCGGGCGACGCCAACGAGGTCGCGGCGGCATGGCGGGCGGTGATGAAGGATGCGAGCACCCCGGCGGCGCTGATCCTGTCGCGGCAGGCGCTGCCGACGCTCGACCGCAGCAAATATGCGAGCGCGGATGGCGTCGAGAAGGGCGCGTACGTGCTGGCGGGGGGCGACGAGACCCCCGAGGTGATCCTGATCGCGACCGGCTCGGAAGTGTCGCTGGCGGTGCAGGCTTACGAGAAGTTGGTCGCCGAGGGCGTGAAGGCGCGCGTCGTGTCGATGCCGAGCTGGTATCGCTACGAGCTGCAGGACGCCGCCTATAAGGAGAGCGTGTTGCCCAAGGCCGTGAAGGCGCGGGTGGCGATCGAGATGGCCGGGTCGCTCGGCTGGGATCGCTATGTCGGTTTTGAAGGGCGGCAGGTCACGATGTCGACCTTCGGTGCGTCGGCGCCGCTCGCCAAGCTGGCGGACAAGTTCGGCTTCACGGTCGAGAATGTCGTGAAGGTGGCGAAGGAAGCGATGGCGTAA
- a CDS encoding S9 family peptidase encodes MHGITIDDPWAWLKDPNYPDVTDKQVLAYLEEENAYFEAQMAPHRPLVDRLYEEMKARIKEDESSVPQKDGDHLYWTAFETGGQYRKWWRKPVAGGPDELLLDEPTLADGKEYFRLGAFSLSNDASKLAYAIDDNGSERFTIHVKDLTTGELLSDTIPGMLSEIVWTADDSGFLYGLANKEWRTDNARFHRLGTDPAEDVQLYHEDDEGYRVAVGETSDRKWIVIGTGDHVTSEIRLLPADNPFADPILIAPRQSGREYDVDTHGDTLFIHTNDTDPMWRLVTAPIASPGEWTERIAPSAHFYMTGVECFQDFFIVEGREDGLDQVEIHAYDPAAAPRRIPFPEASYAAGLGDNPEYDQSVLRLGYESMVTPGTVYDYDTTTGDLTTLKVQEIPSGYDAARYDTQRLKITARDGTAVPVSIVYPRDFPRDRSRPLFLYAYGAYGHAIPPGFATGILSLLDRGFAYAIAHIRGGDDLGQQWYHDGKLEKRTNTFNDFVDVAEALVEQGWTSEGRIAIAGRSAGGELMGAVVNSDPQLWGAVIADVPFVDVLNTMLDETLPLTPGEWPEWGNPIEDQAAFELIRSYSPYDNVKAQDYPPMLISGGLNDPRVTYWEPAKWAARLRATKTDDNVLLLKTNMGAGHGGKSGRFESLREAAEEHAFVLWQLGVEG; translated from the coding sequence ATGCACGGCATCACGATCGACGATCCCTGGGCCTGGCTGAAGGACCCGAACTATCCCGACGTCACCGACAAGCAGGTGCTCGCCTATCTCGAGGAAGAGAACGCCTATTTCGAGGCACAGATGGCGCCGCACCGCCCGCTGGTCGACCGTCTCTACGAAGAGATGAAGGCGCGCATCAAGGAGGACGAGAGCAGCGTCCCGCAGAAGGATGGCGACCATCTCTACTGGACCGCGTTCGAAACCGGCGGCCAGTATCGCAAATGGTGGCGCAAGCCGGTCGCGGGCGGCCCCGACGAACTCTTGCTCGACGAACCCACGCTTGCCGACGGCAAGGAATATTTTCGGCTTGGCGCCTTCTCGCTCTCGAACGATGCGAGCAAGCTGGCCTATGCCATTGACGACAATGGCTCCGAGCGGTTCACGATCCACGTCAAGGACCTGACCACCGGCGAACTGCTCTCCGACACGATCCCCGGCATGTTGTCCGAGATCGTCTGGACCGCCGACGACAGCGGCTTCCTCTACGGGCTCGCCAACAAGGAATGGCGCACCGACAATGCGCGCTTCCACCGGCTCGGCACCGACCCGGCCGAGGACGTCCAGCTGTACCACGAGGATGACGAAGGCTATCGGGTCGCGGTCGGCGAGACCAGCGACCGCAAGTGGATCGTCATCGGCACCGGCGATCACGTCACCAGCGAGATCCGGCTGCTCCCGGCCGATAACCCGTTCGCCGATCCGATCCTGATCGCACCGCGCCAGTCAGGACGCGAATATGACGTCGACACGCATGGCGACACGTTGTTCATCCACACCAACGACACTGATCCGATGTGGCGGCTGGTCACCGCGCCGATCGCTTCACCCGGCGAATGGACCGAGCGGATTGCGCCATCCGCGCATTTCTACATGACCGGCGTCGAGTGTTTCCAGGACTTCTTCATCGTCGAGGGGCGCGAAGACGGGCTCGATCAGGTCGAGATCCACGCCTACGATCCGGCCGCCGCGCCGCGCCGCATCCCCTTTCCCGAAGCGAGCTATGCCGCCGGCCTTGGCGATAATCCTGAGTATGATCAGAGCGTTCTGCGGCTCGGCTACGAATCCATGGTAACCCCCGGCACCGTCTACGATTACGACACCACGACCGGCGACCTCACCACGTTGAAAGTGCAGGAAATCCCCAGCGGCTATGACGCCGCAAGATACGATACGCAGCGGCTGAAGATCACCGCGCGCGACGGCACCGCGGTGCCGGTGTCGATCGTCTACCCGCGTGACTTTCCGCGCGATAGGTCACGGCCATTGTTCCTCTATGCTTATGGCGCCTACGGCCATGCAATCCCGCCGGGATTCGCGACCGGCATCCTCAGCCTGCTCGACCGTGGCTTCGCCTATGCGATCGCGCACATCCGCGGCGGCGATGACCTCGGGCAGCAATGGTATCACGACGGCAAGCTCGAGAAGCGCACCAATACCTTCAACGACTTCGTCGATGTTGCGGAGGCGCTGGTCGAACAAGGCTGGACCAGTGAGGGGCGGATCGCGATCGCCGGACGCTCTGCGGGTGGCGAGCTGATGGGCGCGGTCGTCAATTCCGATCCCCAACTTTGGGGCGCAGTCATCGCCGACGTACCGTTCGTCGACGTTCTCAACACGATGCTTGACGAAACCCTGCCGCTCACGCCGGGCGAATGGCCCGAATGGGGCAATCCGATCGAGGACCAGGCAGCGTTCGAACTGATCCGCAGCTATTCGCCATATGACAATGTAAAGGCACAGGATTATCCGCCGATGCTCATTTCGGGCGGGCTCAATGATCCGCGCGTGACCTATTGGGAGCCCGCCAAATGGGCCGCCAGGCTCCGCGCCACCAAGACCGACGACAACGTCCTGCTGCTCAAGACCAACATGGGCGCGGGGCACGGCGGCAAGTCTGGACGGTTCGAGAGCCTGCGCGAGGCCGCCGAGGAACATGCCTTCGTGCTCTGGCAATTGGGTGTGGAGGGGTGA
- a CDS encoding cob(I)yrinic acid a,c-diamide adenosyltransferase codes for MVRLNRIYTRTGDEGTTGLSDGSRIAKTDARMQAIGDVDEANSAIGVAIAGIGDTALAEQLTRVQNDLFDLGADLATPGDDYEPGEMTLRIVPAQVARVEAEIDALNEHVPPLTSFVLPGGAAASLHLARAIVRRAERSAIALAPHANPQALIYLNRLSDFLFVACRSVNLNTGGDVLWVAGANR; via the coding sequence ATGGTCCGGCTCAATCGCATCTATACGCGCACCGGCGACGAAGGCACGACCGGGCTGTCGGACGGCAGCCGCATCGCGAAGACCGATGCGCGGATGCAGGCGATCGGCGATGTCGACGAGGCGAACAGCGCGATCGGGGTCGCGATCGCCGGCATCGGCGACACTGCCTTGGCCGAGCAACTGACCCGCGTGCAGAACGATTTGTTCGATCTCGGCGCCGATCTCGCGACGCCGGGTGACGATTATGAGCCCGGCGAGATGACGCTGCGGATCGTGCCCGCGCAGGTCGCGCGGGTGGAGGCGGAGATCGATGCGCTCAACGAGCATGTGCCGCCGCTGACCAGCTTCGTGCTGCCCGGCGGTGCGGCGGCGTCGCTGCATCTGGCGCGTGCAATCGTGCGCCGTGCCGAGCGATCGGCGATCGCGCTCGCCCCGCATGCCAATCCCCAGGCGCTGATCTATCTCAATCGCCTGTCGGATTTTCTTTTCGTCGCCTGCCGATCGGTGAACCTTAACACAGGTGGGGACGTTCTGTGGGTAGCAGGGGCAAACCGATAG
- a CDS encoding twin transmembrane helix small protein, whose product MNTFLIILLVAAMIATVVALVRGIVSFLQSASAEARGEGPTAAQLKSNRMMQMRIFYQALAVLIVVVILFAAGRT is encoded by the coding sequence ATGAATACCTTTCTCATCATCCTGCTGGTCGCGGCGATGATCGCCACGGTGGTCGCGCTGGTGCGCGGCATCGTCTCGTTCCTCCAGAGCGCGTCGGCCGAGGCGCGCGGCGAGGGGCCGACCGCGGCGCAGCTCAAATCCAACCGGATGATGCAGATGCGCATCTTCTATCAGGCGCTGGCCGTGTTGATCGTCGTCGTGATCCTGTTCGCCGCCGGGCGCACCTGA
- the gluQRS gene encoding tRNA glutamyl-Q(34) synthetase GluQRS: MSVVTRFAPSPTGRLHMGHAFSAIRAHDFARERGGRFLLRIEDIDGTRSRAEHVAMIVADLQWLGLSWDGEVVFQSARLVSYAAVLKSLREMGLLYRCYCTRAEIAEALSAPHGAVAAYPGTCRGTPQRDAPHCWRIDMAAAVARCGDLSWTDHGQVVANEALAQGDVVLARKDAPASYHLAVTIDDAEQGVTDVVRGRDLFEATHVHRVLQALLGLPVPRWWHHDLLVGAGGARLAKRHGAPTLASLREAGVEGAEVAATLRAGAG, encoded by the coding sequence ATGAGCGTCGTCACCCGTTTCGCGCCATCGCCGACCGGGCGGCTGCACATGGGGCACGCCTTCTCGGCGATTAGGGCGCATGATTTCGCGCGCGAACGCGGCGGGCGGTTTCTGCTGCGGATTGAGGATATCGACGGCACGCGGAGCCGCGCCGAGCATGTCGCGATGATCGTCGCGGACCTGCAATGGCTCGGACTGAGCTGGGACGGTGAGGTGGTCTTCCAGTCGGCGCGGCTCGTTAGCTATGCTGCGGTGCTTAAGAGCCTGCGCGAGATGGGGCTGCTATATCGTTGTTATTGCACCCGTGCGGAGATCGCTGAGGCATTGAGCGCGCCACATGGCGCGGTGGCGGCATATCCGGGGACGTGTCGCGGGACGCCGCAGCGCGATGCGCCGCATTGCTGGCGGATCGACATGGCGGCGGCGGTCGCGCGGTGCGGGGATTTGTCCTGGACCGACCATGGGCAGGTGGTGGCGAACGAAGCGCTGGCGCAGGGCGATGTCGTGCTGGCGCGCAAGGATGCGCCGGCCAGCTATCATCTCGCGGTGACGATCGATGATGCGGAGCAGGGGGTGACCGATGTGGTGCGTGGGCGCGACCTGTTCGAGGCGACGCACGTGCACCGCGTGTTGCAGGCGTTGCTTGGGCTGCCGGTGCCGCGCTGGTGGCATCACGACCTGCTGGTGGGGGCGGGTGGCGCTCGGCTGGCGAAGCGGCATGGGGCGCCAACCCTTGCGTCATTGCGCGAGGCTGGGGTGGAGGGGGCGGAGGTCGCGGCGACGTTGCGGGCGGGGGCGGGCTAA